In one window of Burkholderiales bacterium DNA:
- a CDS encoding RNA polymerase sigma factor FliA — protein MYTATGTIDVSARVVEYAPMVRRMAHHLAAKLPASVQIDDMVQAGMIGLMDAASRYEAGHNCSFETFASQRIRGAMLDELRAADWLPRSVRKALRRIESAIAKLQQKLGRPPTEREIAEALGLSIGEYHAELREARGYEVLHFEDFGPDGGDDFLDRHCTDAHEDPLEKVRDAGFRRALVAAIERLPERERLLMGLYYEQELNFKEIASVLEVTESRVCQLHAQAVARLRAVLRDW, from the coding sequence CTCCGATGGTGCGCCGCATGGCGCACCACCTGGCCGCGAAGCTGCCCGCGAGCGTGCAGATCGACGACATGGTGCAGGCGGGGATGATCGGCCTGATGGACGCCGCGTCGCGTTACGAGGCCGGGCACAACTGCAGCTTCGAGACCTTCGCGTCGCAGCGCATCCGCGGCGCCATGCTCGACGAACTGCGCGCGGCCGACTGGCTCCCGCGCAGCGTGCGCAAGGCGCTGCGACGCATCGAGTCCGCGATCGCGAAGCTCCAGCAGAAGCTCGGCCGCCCGCCGACCGAGCGGGAGATCGCCGAGGCGCTCGGCCTGTCGATCGGCGAGTATCACGCGGAGCTCCGTGAGGCACGCGGCTACGAGGTGCTGCACTTCGAGGACTTCGGCCCCGACGGCGGCGACGACTTCCTCGACCGCCACTGCACCGATGCGCACGAGGATCCGCTCGAGAAGGTACGCGATGCGGGATTCCGCAGGGCGCTCGTCGCCGCGATCGAGCGCCTGCCCGAGCGCGAGCGGCTCCTGATGGGCCTCTATTACGAGCAGGAGCTGAACTTCAAGGAGATCGCCTCCGTGCTCGAGGTCACCGAGTCGCGGGTCTGCCAGCTCCACGCCCAGGCGGTCGCCCGCCTGCGCGCCGTGCTGCGCGACTGGTAG